One Actinomycetospora corticicola genomic window, GCAGCTCGGTGAGGATGTTCGCCTCCAGGCCGTCGACCCCGGCCGCCACGCAGGCGGCGAGGTGGGTGTCGCCGCGGTGCTCGCGGTAGAGCGAGGCGACGTGCCACAGGCCGGTGTGCGCGTCGGTCGGCCAGGGCCGGTCGCGCAGGCTCGCGTAGAGCGGACGGCCGGCGAGCTCGCCGGGGCCGCCCGCGTCGAGCGCCTCGCGCAGCCGACGGGTGACCCGCCCGATCTCGGCCTCGTCGACGCCCTCGAGCGCGGCCCGCATCCCCTCGCCACCGCTCGCGGCGCGCACCGCCAGCAGCTCCTCGATCGAGCAGGTGGCCCGCGCCTGGCGCCACAGGTCGGCCGCGAGCCCCGGCTCGAACACCGCGAAGGTGGAGGCCACCACGCCGGGCGTGACGTCGCCCAGCGTGCAGCCCCGGCCCCCGACGTAGCCGGTGAGGAAGTTCAGCCCCGCCGTACGCAGCTGCTCGTGGGCGGGCGCGCTCCAGAGGTGGACCATCGCGAGCGGCTCGAGCACGTGCCGCAGCGCCAGGGCGGGGGTGTCGGGGGTGGGGGCGGTCGCACCCTCCCGCGGCTGGAGGAAGACCTCGCGGGCCTCGTCGAAATCCACGTGGGCGAGTGTGGCCCACGCCACGACGCCCCCGCGAGAGCGACCTATCCGGACGGCGGGGTCGGCGCGGGCTTCGGGGGCGTGGGCTTCGGGGGCGTGGCCGGGGTGGGGGCGTGCGAGTGCCCGTGTCCGTGGCCATGGCCGTGTCCGTGGCCGCTCGAGGAGGAGTCGCCCGCCGGTCGCAGGATCGGCTCGCCGGCCCGCAGCGGGACCTGCTCGTACCGGCCCTCGTGGGCGATGACCGGACGGGTGTCCCCGGCGAGCTCCGGGTGCTTCTCCTCGAGGCGCTGACGCTGTTCCCACTGCTTGCGCATCGAGGCGATGTACTCGCGGTTGCCGTTGTAGACCCCGCGCCAGGTCTGGGGCATCTGCTCGCGGGACAGCCCGGGGTCGGCGCGGCCGTGCAGCGCCGGCCGCGACGGCACCTTGCGGGACTCGCCCCCGCACTCCGGGCACGCCGGGGCCGCCGCGTCGCGGCCCATCAGCCGCTCGAAGCGCAGCCCGCAGTCACAGCGGTAGTCGTAGATCGGCACTCCGGTGCCCCTCCTTCGTCGGGGCCTGTGAGCACTGATCCGTGTCCAGACACGGATGAGTGCTCACAGGCGCGCAGCGCACCTCTACCAGTTCGAGATGGACTTCGCGAAGATGTCCGCGATGTCGTCCTCGGTCGGCGTCCGGGGGCACGTGGCGAGCAGCCGCTGCTGCTTCATCGTGCCCTCGACCAGGTCCGGGATGTCCGACTCGGAGAAC contains:
- a CDS encoding SCO6745 family protein, with amino-acid sequence MDFDEAREVFLQPREGATAPTPDTPALALRHVLEPLAMVHLWSAPAHEQLRTAGLNFLTGYVGGRGCTLGDVTPGVVASTFAVFEPGLAADLWRQARATCSIEELLAVRAASGGEGMRAALEGVDEAEIGRVTRRLREALDAGGPGELAGRPLYASLRDRPWPTDAHTGLWHVASLYREHRGDTHLAACVAAGVDGLEANILTELRAGFDLYEYTGTRGWSPESMSAASARLEARGLVADGGLTAAGRDARQAIEAATDLGQHRVVEALTGSRERSDGGSDGFDELVATLGSWADRVVAAGWFPPDPLKRTAG
- a CDS encoding FmdB family zinc ribbon protein — translated: MPIYDYRCDCGLRFERLMGRDAAAPACPECGGESRKVPSRPALHGRADPGLSREQMPQTWRGVYNGNREYIASMRKQWEQRQRLEEKHPELAGDTRPVIAHEGRYEQVPLRAGEPILRPAGDSSSSGHGHGHGHGHGHSHAPTPATPPKPTPPKPAPTPPSG